Sequence from the Mesorhizobium sp. PAMC28654 genome:
ACGGTCGTCCCGATCCTGTCGAGGCACGCTCGCTGCGGGTCGACGTCGTCGCCTTCTCGGGCACGCCGGAAGCCGCGCGCATCGTGCGCAAGGTAATCGCCGATCGCAGCGGCCCGATCGTGCCGCTGGTCAGCGAAGTGCTCAACCCCGCCGCCTATGCGCATGAGCGCGCCGTCTGCGTCGACACCACCGCCGCGGGAGGCAATGCGAGCCTGCTGGCAGGGGCATAACGAGCGAGGTTTTCGCTTGTCACGGGCTTTGCCTATGTGCAAAGGGCAGATGCCCGGGGGTAAATCGGGCGTCAACTCGACCGGGGGTGAGCCGCCTGATGCCAAGCACGTCCGCGATATTTGAGCTTCCTCGCGTTGACGTTGTCATCACTTGTCACAATTATCGCAGCTATGTCGAGGATGCGATCCGCTCGGTGCTGGCGCAAACCTATCAGAAGTGGGACTGTGTCATCGTCGACGATGCCTCTACGGATGGCTCGGCCGAACATGTTCGCCAGCTTCTCGAAACGATAGGCGACTCGCGCCTGCGTCTGCTTGTCCGGCCACAAAACGGCGGTCAACTGGCATCGTTCCGCGATGGTTTCGACGTGGGCGATCAGCCGTTCGTGGCATTCCTGGACGCTGACGATGTCTGGTTGCCGAATTTTCTCGCCGCGCATCTGTCGGCTCATCTGAACTCGGTACACTCGGCGTCTCTGTCCAGTTCCGATGTTCTGCTGGTCGATCGCGACCGTGTCGTCCTGAGTGGCACCTACGCTGCGTTGCGCAAGCCCCGTTCCGGGGAGGACCCAATCGGCGTCGCCGTACCGCCCGCCAATCGGCTTGGCGAGGTGGCTGGGATCGACTATTCATCGGAATACCCGATTACCTATCTGGGGCCCAAAACCTACGGCTGGATATGGGCACCGACATCGTCGATGGTTTTCCGGCGTGGCGCACTGGCACCGGTGCTGGTTTTCCCATTCAAGTCGAGGATGGGGACAGACTATTTGGCGGCGACTTGCGCGCATATGGTGGCCGGCAGCCTGCTGTTGTCGGAATCCCTGGGCCTCTATCGTCTGCACGGTGCCAACGTCTCCACCGACAGCGCATATGCGGGTGGACATGTGCAGCAGCCACCAAAACACAAGGCCAAGCACATCGCTTTGGGCACCGATATTCTCGATTATGTCGTGGCCAATGCCGGACGTCTTGACGCAATAAACTACGGAGGCTTCGTGTCAGGGGTCCTTGCGCATCTTGTCAGGCGGTTTGATTGCCTGCTGGATGACCCGCGCATTGTGCCTCTTCTTGACCGCAAGAACCGTTGGCGGCGGCAGCGCAAGCGTATCGTGCGGGGGCTGCGGCGTTTGTTCGGCAGGGCCGCGGACTGACGAAAGGTCGCCGGCCTGTCGCAGAGGCTTCACACCTCTTCAGGCGCGCAGCCGAATTTCAACAGATTGCCGTGCGGATCCCAGACGTGGAATTCCTTCATGTTCCAGGGGCGAATCGTGAATGCGCTGAGCCTTTCCACGCCGCGCGCGGAAAACTCCGCGTGCAACGCCGGCACTTCACCGCCCCTGATGTAGCAGGATGATACTTCCGGCAGTTTGCGGTCCTAGCTCTTCCAGAAATGGATCTCCATCTCGTTGCGACGCACGATCAGATAGTCTTCCATCTCCGGCCCGACGACATCGAAACCGAGTTGGTCGCGATAGAAGTCGCGAGACACGGCAATGTCGGGCGATGGCAGGATAGGGATCGCGCGGGCAGGGTCAGCCGCGGGCGAGACCATGTCAGGCGCCTTCAACGACCGAGAATCCCTCGAATTGAGGGTGGCCGATTTAATGGACCTTGGTGGTGCCGACATTCCTGTGGGCGGCGCGAAAATTCTCGGACTTTGTCCAGGCGACAAAGTCGTCATGGCTTGCCCACACGGTGTGCGAGGCAAACAGCGTGTAGCCCTCGGTCTCGTTGACCGGGCCGCGCAGCAGATAGAACTGTTGAAAACCCTTCATTTCCGAAAGGCTGGAGTCGCGGTTCTTCCAGACGGCCTCGAAGGCATCCTCTGAGCCTTTCTCCACCTTGAAGCGGTTCATGGCGATGTACATGCGGGTTCCTTTCGTGCGGATTGTGATGGTGGTGATGGATGTGCTCAGTTTGTCGAGAACGGGCCGATCGGGTGAAAGCCCAATTTGTGCGACCGGCATCTGGTGGAATGGGGGGAAAGGGCGATGCCTTCTGTATGATGCCAAGTGCGGCTTGATCCAACTCTGATGAGCCTGAACTCTTGACGAGACGGATGTCGGCAATATTGCCGGCAGCGTCGATCACAAAGGAGATCCTGGCATTGTTAAGCGCCTTGGCACGTGTCGCGTTGGAAATACCTCGCTGGACACGCCTTAGCTTCTCGGCGATTTTTCCGGGGTAGTTGGAAGCTGACGCGTTGCCAACGGATTTTTGGCCCCCTGTGCTTGCTACCACACGGTTGTCATTGGCGCCGTCCGCCAAGCCATTGGGGACGTTTGTTTTACTCTCACCGCCGGAACCAGGCTTGGATT
This genomic interval carries:
- a CDS encoding glycosyltransferase family 2 protein, with translation MPSTSAIFELPRVDVVITCHNYRSYVEDAIRSVLAQTYQKWDCVIVDDASTDGSAEHVRQLLETIGDSRLRLLVRPQNGGQLASFRDGFDVGDQPFVAFLDADDVWLPNFLAAHLSAHLNSVHSASLSSSDVLLVDRDRVVLSGTYAALRKPRSGEDPIGVAVPPANRLGEVAGIDYSSEYPITYLGPKTYGWIWAPTSSMVFRRGALAPVLVFPFKSRMGTDYLAATCAHMVAGSLLLSESLGLYRLHGANVSTDSAYAGGHVQQPPKHKAKHIALGTDILDYVVANAGRLDAINYGGFVSGVLAHLVRRFDCLLDDPRIVPLLDRKNRWRRQRKRIVRGLRRLFGRAAD
- a CDS encoding antibiotic biosynthesis monooxygenase family protein, whose protein sequence is MYIAMNRFKVEKGSEDAFEAVWKNRDSSLSEMKGFQQFYLLRGPVNETEGYTLFASHTVWASHDDFVAWTKSENFRAAHRNVGTTKVH